The Oncorhynchus gorbuscha isolate QuinsamMale2020 ecotype Even-year linkage group LG06, OgorEven_v1.0, whole genome shotgun sequence sequence TCTTCACTTCATCTGCTGTGGAGTTCTTTTGTATCCGTTCACACACCTTGTGTAAAttgcacacattcacacacacacatttatatgtAATCAAACATGTTCATGGGTGTGATATAAAGAGAGATAAGCTGATAGTGCGTGGCTAGCGGCTTTGGTTATCATTTCACTTTCTGCCTGCAGAGAGGCGACGGCAGGGCAAATTCCAGCCGTTCCGACGCCTGTttgggaggaggaagaagagggaggcagCGGAGAGGGGCTTTGATGCAGTAGAGCTGAAGGCTAGCTTCTCCACAGGGGAAGTGTGCAACGGAGTCGTCTCAGATGATGAGGAGACCAATCAACATCTGAGGTAAAACATGGACATTTATGCATTCGGTTTGATGCTGTGAAATACTCCGGCAGTCAAGATTGTTCATAATGTTGTCATAAAGAGTTGAACCGCCATTGCAGTTTCCCCCACCGATTGCTTGTACAGGCCTCCACCTCAAAAAGGAAACAAACTCTAAACACAGGTCTTATCAATAATTTAGCCTGCATGGCCTTGAGCACATTATGTCTTTAATCCCTTTCAGTAAAGACACACTTACCCAGACCACAGAGAAAGCCTATGATACTATTCCCACGAAGACCCAACTTATATCCCACATATACACAGTGccctcagaaagtatttacacccctcgacgttttcaacattttgttgttttacagcctgaatgtaagatttttttttttgagattttgcgtcactggcctacacacaataacccataatgtcaaagtggaaatatgttttcagaaatgtttactAATTCATTTaaaatgaaaaactgaaatgtTTTGAGTCGAGCATTCACCCCTTTTGTtatatggcaagcctaaataagttcaggagtagaaatgtTCTTTAACaactcacataataagttgcatggactcaataatagtgtgcaataatagtgtttttcatgatttttgaatgactacctcatctctgtaccccacacatacaattatgtgTAATattcctcagtcgagcagtgcatttcaaacacagattcaaccacaaagaccagggaggtttttacaatgcctcacaaagaagggggAACGTATTGTTAGATGggtcatacatttaaaaaaagaagacattgaatatccctttgagcatgctGAAGTTATTAatcacactttggatggtgtatcaatacacccagtcactacaaagatacaggcatccttcctaactcagttgccggagaggaaggaaaccgggtttaatagctgtgataggagaaaattgaggatggctcaacaacattgtagttactccacaatactaacctaaatgacagagtgaaaagaaggaagcctacaCGGAATACAAATGTtcctaaacatgcatcctgtGATTCCTGTTTGTGAAACGGcaagaaatgtggcaaagaaatgaatttcatgttctgaatacaaagcgttatgtttggggcgaATCCatgacaacacatcactgagtaccactcttcatattttccagcatggtggtggctgcatcatgttatgggttgcttgtcatcagcaaggactagggagttttttaaagAGTAAAATAAATGGAATtgaactaagcacaggcaaaatcctagaggaaaaccatgttcagtctgttttccaacagacactgggagacaaattcacctttcagcaggacaataacctaaaacacaaggtcaaatatacactggagttgcttactaagatGCTATTGAATGTTCCTGACTGAATGGATTAGTTACGGTTTTGACTTAAATGgcttaaaaatctatggcaagacttgaaaatggctgtggagcaatgatcaacaaccaactcgacagagcttgaagaatttaaaaaataataataatgtgcaaatattgtaaaatccaggtgtgcaaaactcttagaccttcccagaaagactcagctgtaatcgctgccaaaggagcTTCTACACAGTATTGGttcaggggtgtaaatacttatgtatctaaatgagatatttctgtattccaTTTTCAATAAAGTTGCAAAAATGTATAGAAACACGTTTTcccattgtcattatggggtatcgtatGTAGATTGGTtcgattatttttatttttttacattcattttgaattcagtctgtaacccaacaaaatgtagaatagaTCAAGGGGTAGGTATaccttctgaagacactgtattacCATGTGGCTTCTCGATTGCAATGGATCTGGTTATCTACTATCATGTCAGCAGAGTCGATTAAATCTCACGGTCTGGTGAGAAAGGGGTGCGGTTCAGTTGAAATGTGGTCTATAAACTGCTTGACTGACTTTTAGCTTTTAATTTATGGAGTTTAGAGTGTGTGAGGGACACTACACCCTGTCAGAAATGAATGACTGACTGTAATAACATACTATATCTGTAGAGTCTGTTTTGTCTTTGCAGGGAGCTGAACCCCATTGGCTCCCGAGCCCTCTCCCACGACAGTGTGTTTATCCCAGAGGAAGCAGTACAGGAGCCCAGTCCAGAACATACCATGTCCCAGGAAAACGTCTCCGATAAAGTCAGGAACCTGCAGGTGGGATTTaaatacacacatgcacgcacacacacacacagtcagatgtATGTTCACAGTCTTGGTTGATGACTCGTAGGTCAACCGTTGCCCCAGGTAACAATCAATTACACTCTAACAGACACTTTAGCGTTCCTGCTCTCGTCAATGTCTAACACCAAacccaaaatgtgtgtgtgtacgtgttgaATGTGCAGAGGCAGATAGCACAGAATATCAAGTTTGGCCAGAGGCCCCCCTCTCTGAGGAAGAGTGAGGGAGACGAGGGCAGctcagatgaagaggaggtgcCCAGGAGCCCCCTGAAGGTCTTAGCCCAGGTGGAAGCTGAGCCAGTGGACACAGAGACAAAGGTAAAGGTAAGATTATTAATGGCAAACTGGGCACCATTGGTATACATACTAATTGCATACTATTTGGTTCACTGTTAGCTTATAATGCTACAGTAGTAACCTAAAGAATTAGTATTGGAAATATAGGAAGAGATTGACAATGTATTCTTTCCATGACAACCAGGGGGCCAGCATGAGCCaagggcccagccagagccaagggcccagccagagccacgGAGCTGCCCAGGCCGGGACTCCAAGTACTCCAGTGAAATCTCCTAGGTCCAAACGAGTTCTTCCAGCCACCGGTACCATCGAGTCCATCGACCTGGATGGAGTCCCACAGTCTGTTCCTAGACTGGACAACACCGCTGCCAAGCATAAACTGTCAGTCAAACCCAAAAACCAGAGGATCTCCCGCAAGCACCGCCGATTCACACAGGTGAGAGggggtcaggttccttacagttGGTGGTCTTTCTTTGGTATAAATGTGCAATGCATAGAATTGTCATGTAGATGGAATAGAGTGAGATGGAGCTCAACAACAGAAATCAAAATACATACTTTTTTTCCAGGATTTGCAAGAGGTGGATATCCCTGGCATACTGCAGGAGGAAACAGATGCCGCCGACGTCCAATACAGAACCGCTGAGGAAGAGACACCCCCAGAGAAAACTAAGAAGCAGAAACTGCAGGAGGACGAGAGAAAGGAGtccaggaggaagagagagctggCAGAACAAAGGcacagagaggaagaagaggatagGAAGAAGAAAGCGGAGGAGTGGAGGCTACGTGagttagaggaggagagatgtcgCCAACAGGAGGAGGAACTTATacgtaaagaggaggaggaaagaagccagggagaggagatggagaggaggatgaaagaagaagaagaaaggaggattagggaggaagaagaaaggagacagagagaactggAAGTGATGAGaatcagagaggaagaagagaggatacagagagaagaagagagaaggatgagggaggAATTGGAGCTTATGCAgcgagaggaggagcagaggacactggaggaagagaaaaggaggaaagaggaagaggaaagaatgaggaaagaggaagaggagaggaagcagcaCGAACTGGAGGCAGAGCGTCTCTGTGTCGAGGAGGAAAAGAGACTGAAAGAggcagaagaagaggaggaaaggaagaaaaAGCAGGTGGAAGAAAAGAGAAAACTGcttgcagaggaggaggaggagaagagactgtgTGCAGAAGTGGCTGCGAGCAGCTCTGACCCTGAAAGGAAGAGGAGGGCGGAGGAGGTGcgctggagagagatggaggagagacaaaggCCGTTCACCTTCAAAGTGTCCTCTGGGGAGAAGCAGATTCTGTTCCAGAAGGTCAACCTGACGCCTGTTACGCCGGCCTCCAGCCAGCAGGGGGGCGCTGTGACTGAACACAAAGAGGGAGTCAAGGCCTCGTCCCCTGGAGGAGCTGACTCCCCAACCCTCCCGTCCTCTCAGTATGTCCCCCACACAGCCATCCTGGTGACGGGTGCCCAGCTCTGTGGGACTGCTGTCAACCTGGACCATATCAAAGAAACAGCTTGTAAGTCTCTACTGGGTCTGGCAGATGAAAAGAAAGCTGCCATGGGCACCCCACCACCAACCAAGAGCAAGACTTCACCAGACCGCAAGTCTGGGAAAACCAAATCCCTCAGCGAGTCCACAGACCAGTCCAGTGCAGCCGTCCTTGCAGAGTGGGCCAGTATCCGCTCCAAGATATTCAAGGGGGAGGGAAAGTATGAGGAATACCCAGACCACCAGAGCCAGAGCCGACCCAGCAGTGAGGACCAGAGTCCCTTCCTCCATAGCAACCTCAGGAAGACCATGTCCGCCAGCGCCAAGTTCTCCATCACCCCGGCCAGGAAGAAGTTTGCCGACTCAAACAGGAGCTCTGAGGTGTTGAGtcaggaagagaaggaaggaggaaggcCAGCATCTGCTATCTCCGACACCTCCTCCAGTGCCTCTGTTCCCCCTGCAGCTTCACCAGCCCCAGACAGCAAGACCCAGAGCCGGGGCGGTAAGACTGTCCGGATTGCAGATGGAACAGGGGAGTGCATGTTTGCCAAAGACCTCCCGTCTTTCATAGTCCCCAGCTCTTCCCAGGCCTCACCCAGACCCAAGGGCTCTGAGACAGATACTGGGAGCCTGGGAGGAGAATCAGAGGACTCTGATGGccgggaggagggggaggagaagggccaGCCATCTCCGTTTGGAATCAAGCTGAGGAGGACCAACTACTCCCTCCGCTTCCACAGTGATCAGTCGACAGACAAGAGGAAGAAGAGGTACAGTGCCGGCGACAGCTTTGACGGGGTCCCCTCACCTCTGACCCCCATTGACCGCGACTCTGACGCCTCAGTGTTCTCTAATAGCTCCAGCCCTGCATCTCCACTCAGAGAGAGCATTCCTGGGGTCAAGCCTGGACATGTGATTGTATCTCTTCCAGAGCCCCGGGCCAAAGCAGGAAAGTCTCCCACCCCTTCCATGCACAGCGAGGGGGAGAAGCTGCCGTCCAAACCCTCACTTTACCAGAGACCCAGCACATCCCCTAAACCTGcaacccctcccccctctccactccccaaAGTGGGCAGAGAGAGTTCCAGTGACGCAGTGGTCCAGAGGAGCTGGGTGGAGGCTGATTCAGCTGGCCATGAGGAgcgaggtgagaggaggagggaggagacctcAGCTGTGGCCCAGCTCCACAGGAACGGCCAGGGACAGAGCCAGGGCCAGGGGGAGGGGGAGCCCAAGGAGAAGAGGTCCTTCTTCCCCTCCATCAGTATCCCCTGGCGGGAGAAGGCTGACAGGAAGACGGAGCTCATCAGAAGAGGTCAGTGTCACCTTGGGAAACGCCTGTGCTGCGAGTCCAAGACAGAGATTTGATTTCTTTTTTTTAAGCGAGTAGGAAAGTCACTCCTGCATTTGaattacttgagtcattttgTGTGAATGTCCCAGTATATGATAGTTGTCTCGTCTCGCCCCTTACAGAGGGAAAGCCATCACTGCAGAGTAGGCACTCATTGGACAGTACGCGGGTCCAGGACAAGGAGTCAGGGCCTCTGTGGATCACGCTAGCGCTGCAGAAACAGAAAGGCTTCAGGGAGCAGCAGCAGAGCCGAGACGAACGCCGCAGCCACAGAGAGGCCAAACTGTCTGAGAAGCAAACCAAGGACAGCGTATGTTACTGCACTTTAACATACACGAATgccgtacatacacacacatgtgcTTATGTAGAGAAAGACATGCACGTTCTCAGTAGTCACCTGTACTAATAACAGTAGGAGAGCACAGCTGAAAGGTAACTGTGTTCCATAGGATGTGTTGCTTAGTCCTATGGAGGGTAAGGGGAGTAGAAACACCAACCCTCCCAAACCACAGACACCGGAGGAAGCTAAGAGACCAGACACCCTCCTGGGCCGCTTGGAGCGCCGGGACCTCCTGAAGAAAGCCAACACCCTGCCCAGCTCTGTCACAGGTAAGAGCTTGCATATTCACAAGTGTTTGACATCACACTTTCCCAAGATCGGATCGGACAGTTAGGATATTACATCTGGATCATCATAATCAAACCAATCTGTTATGTAAATTGCATGGATGACTACACTTTTATGGCGTCCTCGGCGTGCTTTATAACCCTTTCTCTCTGGGTCTTGTCTTCCAGTTGAGATTGCAGACCCCACTCCATCGCCCCCTGCAGTGAAGGAGTTGACCAAGCGCTTCCCATCCACTGACTCTCCCCAGGTGTCCACTGAGCCGGCCTGGCTGGCTCTGGCCAAGCGCAAGGCTAAAGCCTGGAGTGACTGCCCTCAGATCATCAAATAACCTACTCTCTAACCTCTACACTGCCCATGAACTATGACCCCTGTCCCAAACcatcccctgacctctcctctctggtGTGCACCTGACCCTGCATTCTAACCTCAGCCACCAGACCAAGTCATTCTCCTCCCATGCCACAATAACCATGCACTTGTTTGATTATGTCAAAAGTGTGTTTCACATTCATAATATAAATATGATCACACGTCTACAAACATGAACACTCAGTTCAAGCATGCTCTTACATGAAAACATGAACACAAGCATGCTCTTACACGAAAACATGAACACAAACTCAATTATTTTTTCAAGATTACCTGGCTGTATACTATCAACTATATAATATCTTCCAACAAGTCAAAACATCCTATAGCAGCCAATCATGGCCACTGCTGGCCATTGCATTAGCCAATCCCAACCCTTCCTTCCCTTCAGTAGCCAATCAAAGCTCCACAGCTGTAAATAGATCATACACTAAACATAATACAAGATACAAAATGTGATGTATTGGAAAGATGTGTCTTGACAGGTCTGAAAAAAAGATAAAGATTCTTCATTTCAAGGGTACTTTGGAGACAGTGTTTTAAGGGCTACCAGTAGCCAATAACCCAACATGATCATCCCTGGTTTTACCTCCcttcaaataaaaacatttccttATCTCGTGGGGTTTATTTCAAGCACTGGTTTTAACCATGTTGAAACAATATATTTGTCATCTCTGAGCCTTGTCTGCAATGTACAGAATAAGcttcttttttttcttaaaaaacaaacaaacgtgTATTCAAAAGCAGTACTTTAGTATATAACTAGTCTCACTGTGTCCGTGATGACTGTGACAGCTGTCAAAGATGCTATATTGTAAAAAAAGAAGATAAATACATTGCCATGACAGAGTTGTTTTGAATCTCACCGCAGTTTGTAAAATAACACTAGATCTGTCATAATCAAATGTCGACTGTACTGAAACAAACCATGAAAGACCAGGTGTCAGGTGGTTGTGAATTGCACAATGTTCTTACCACTCTAATTGTGTCCTGTATTTTGCTTTGCTGTGGAAAGAAGACAACCTACCGGCTGTAACATACATTCTCCTGTCATGTCACCGCTAATGTGTTGACCTATAATAAGGCCTTTTCTCCTCCAGCGTTTGGAAAGTCACATTCTGTGAATCCCATCATGGGATAAGCTTACAGCTATATCACATCCTCTTCCATTTTCCTCAATGTCATGTGAACCAGTCAGCCTTGCTATGAGAACATCTGCTGGGCTGTCTGTTGATGACAGACATCCTGTGGCTATTTCTCCCATCACTACCTTGCTCTCACTACTCAATGTAAAGACCTGTATGTGTGTTGTTAGAGGCGGTTTTTACCAGAAAGTTGGTCAAAAAGAGGACCCCAAGGCTCAGTCACTTTGGCATTTTTGTTTAACTTTGATTGTGTGCAATAGTGTAGTGTACACAGTGTTGTATGTAACAACATATTGTTTGATAATATTTGCACTTTTTTTGTCTGACTTAAAAGGTATTCATGAGAACATCTTAAAGTGATGCAAATGTTATGAATTATGTAAATTAAATACTGATGTCTGAACTCTAAGCTTAGAATCATATTCCTCATTCAAATGAGTGTCAACACATTTGTTTCCCATCTTATTCTTTAATTTTATAAGAGGGTACAAAAACACGATATCATATCTCAGGAATCTATTGGAGTTCCCCTGTCGGCGCCACACAATACACAAAGTCATTGCGACATCCCACCACCAGGGAGCGCTCCCACaccacaggagaggagaacagctccccgagcagagagagagatgctctcaAGGTCCCATCCTCTCCATCCAGAATGCACAGGGTCCCGTCTGTGGAGGCCAGGCCTACCAATGTACCCTCCTTACCCCAGGCTGACCCGTCAAACACACAGGGGCTGGAGTACACCCTGCTGGGGGTCTGATAGCGCCACACCAATGAGCCGTCAGTACAGTTCAGACAGTACACACACCCGTCATGTGACCCACACACAACCCTCTGCTTGTCTGGTGTGATGCAGGGGGATGAGAAAACTGGTCCATTGGTCACATACTGCCAGACCTGCGAAAACACAAAGCATTAAAACAAATGAAACACTTCAGTGAGGTAAATGAAGACGATAAAGACACTAAACGGCCATTATCTTAGTGCCAGGTCTTCCTCTCACCATTTCCCCTGTGTGGCTGAAGCAGCAGATGTTTCCATCCACAGAGCCGATGATGATGTGACCTGAGGAGCAACTTGGTGAGGAGAAGAATGGAGTCTTCCTGGAATATGTCCACAGGACAGCACCAGTGTCCTAACAGAAAAACGTTGAGTCAGTCGGTTGTCTTCACTCAAACAGTGCTAGTGCTTCTGAGCCATGTCAGTAAACAAGCGCGGGTATTACTACTAAGTGCGATTTGTGCAGGTAAGGAAGCATGGACACTCACAGGATTGAGACAGAGGAGATGTCCTCCGAGGGTGGCTACATACAGCTGcctgagagaggggtggagacagggtGAGGAGAACACCGCCCCACACCCACAGTGGCGCTTCCAAACACACTGCCGAACCTAGAATGCACACAAAAACACATAACTATTAGGCATGTGATGCAAGATTTACACTGGAAAggtatgcacatacacacacctgtggGTCGAGGGCATAGACGTGGCCATCATGCGACCCCACCATCACTAGGCCTGTGAGAGGGTCCACAGTAGGACAGCTCTTCACTGCGTCTCCAGTCTCAAACACCCACTGTGTCTCCCCAGACTCCACACACAGGAAATACACACCACCATCATAGCACCCTGagaacaaacacacaacatagaccctcaatatttatttattttgaacctttatttaactaggcaagtcagttaagaacaaattcttatttacaacgacggcctaggaacagtggtttaactgccttgttcaggggcagaattacagattttacccttgccagctcggggattcgatccagcaacattttggttactagtccaacgctctaaccactaggctacctgccgcccccaaaTATACactgtagagtagaatagactaAACAATTTATCATAACCAAAAAAAGCAGATGCTTTATGTGGATACTGACCAACCACGACGAGTCTTCCACATCGGGACACAGCAGAAGAGGACTCGATCCTGTCCCCTAAAACCCTTTCCCACAGCAGACCCCCGGTGGTCAGGTCCAGGGCCTGCATCCTGTGGGAATGGGAGCCAATGAACACTGTGGCCCTGGTGCCTCCTGAGGACCCGTCCGCTCCTCTCTGGACCAGCAGGACTGGAGAGGCGTCTACACACCTCCCTGTGTCTGACTCCCAGCTCACCACCAACCCCAGACCACCAGCCTCTCTGGAGGGAGGGGTAACACTGCTAGCACTGGGATCATTGGTTTCCACAGCCTGGGAATGGTTGCTTTCTGTCCACTTATTGGATCCAAATGTCTGGGAGTGGTTGGATTCTATACTCTCATTGGCTCCTTTTTCCTGTGTATTTCTCGTTCTTTTGATTGGTCCCTCTGAGTCTGAGTAGGAGTTTTCATTGGTCCTCAAAGAGTCTGACTGTCCCATCTCTAcaacctcccctgctctcctTACCACTGTACATCTTACAGCCTTCTTCAAAGaagaaactacaactcccagaGGCCATTCTGCAGCTGTTGTAGAGTAGGGGTCTGTATGCTGTCTCTTTGGCTGTGCTGAGGAGACAGGGTCTGCTGGGCGTTTCATGGACACAGGATGGGATGTCCGGCTGTGCTCAGATGGGAAAGGCAGTGTTGCTATGGTAACATGGTGCAGTATTTCTGAGAAGGATCCGTCCAGGATAACCTCCAGAAGCCCTGATGAGGTCACTCCAACAGCAGTGGTGATGTCATCACAGAGACGCAGGGCCTGCAGAGAGTCGCCTCCACTTAACAGGAAGTTGGAGTCCTCCTGGATGGCTTCATCCTCCGTTAGACCTAAAGTCTCctgacacacacaaatatacaggTACAAATATGTAAACTCTTGATGTAAAGGGGATATTGACTTGTATGTAACCATAATAAAACAACATAATGGCTTGTCTGTACCCTCCACAGAGACtggagtctctctctcagtgtctccaTGTCCCCCAGTGCACTATGCGACTCtgaacctgctctctgtctctggtagATCTTCATAAGTTCACCCATAGACACTTTCCCTGAAGAAACACCATTTAATTTACACCAGACTTCAGATACTACCATGGTCAAAAACTAATGG is a genomic window containing:
- the cracd gene encoding capping protein inhibiting regulator of actin dynamics isoform X2 gives rise to the protein MSQENVSDKVRNLQRQIAQNIKFGQRPPSLRKSEGDEGSSDEEEVPRSPLKVLAQVEAEPVDTETKVKGASMSQGPSQSQGPSQSHGAAQAGTPSTPVKSPRSKRVLPATGTIESIDLDGVPQSVPRLDNTAAKHKLSVKPKNQRISRKHRRFTQDLQEVDIPGILQEETDAADVQYRTAEEETPPEKTKKQKLQEDERKESRRKRELAEQRHREEEEDRKKKAEEWRLRELEEERCRQQEEELIRKEEEERSQGEEMERRMKEEEERRIREEEERRQRELEVMRIREEEERIQREEERRMREELELMQREEEQRTLEEEKRRKEEEERMRKEEEERKQHELEAERLCVEEEKRLKEAEEEEERKKKQVEEKRKLLAEEEEEKRLCAEVAASSSDPERKRRAEEVRWREMEERQRPFTFKVSSGEKQILFQKVNLTPVTPASSQQGGAVTEHKEGVKASSPGGADSPTLPSSQYVPHTAILVTGAQLCGTAVNLDHIKETACKSLLGLADEKKAAMGTPPPTKSKTSPDRKSGKTKSLSESTDQSSAAVLAEWASIRSKIFKGEGKYEEYPDHQSQSRPSSEDQSPFLHSNLRKTMSASAKFSITPARKKFADSNRSSEVLSQEEKEGGRPASAISDTSSSASVPPAASPAPDSKTQSRGGKTVRIADGTGECMFAKDLPSFIVPSSSQASPRPKGSETDTGSLGGESEDSDGREEGEEKGQPSPFGIKLRRTNYSLRFHSDQSTDKRKKRYSAGDSFDGVPSPLTPIDRDSDASVFSNSSSPASPLRESIPGVKPGHVIVSLPEPRAKAGKSPTPSMHSEGEKLPSKPSLYQRPSTSPKPATPPPSPLPKVGRESSSDAVVQRSWVEADSAGHEERGERRREETSAVAQLHRNGQGQSQGQGEGEPKEKRSFFPSISIPWREKADRKTELIRREGKPSLQSRHSLDSTRVQDKESGPLWITLALQKQKGFREQQQSRDERRSHREAKLSEKQTKDSDVLLSPMEGKGSRNTNPPKPQTPEEAKRPDTLLGRLERRDLLKKANTLPSSVTVEIADPTPSPPAVKELTKRFPSTDSPQVSTEPAWLALAKRKAKAWSDCPQIIK
- the cracd gene encoding capping protein inhibiting regulator of actin dynamics isoform X1; this encodes MSQENVSDKVRNLQRQIAQNIKFGQRPPSLRKSEGDEGSSDEEEVPRSPLKVLAQVEAEPVDTETKGASMSQGPSQSQGPSQSHGAAQAGTPSTPVKSPRSKRVLPATGTIESIDLDGVPQSVPRLDNTAAKHKLSVKPKNQRISRKHRRFTQDLQEVDIPGILQEETDAADVQYRTAEEETPPEKTKKQKLQEDERKESRRKRELAEQRHREEEEDRKKKAEEWRLRELEEERCRQQEEELIRKEEEERSQGEEMERRMKEEEERRIREEEERRQRELEVMRIREEEERIQREEERRMREELELMQREEEQRTLEEEKRRKEEEERMRKEEEERKQHELEAERLCVEEEKRLKEAEEEEERKKKQVEEKRKLLAEEEEEKRLCAEVAASSSDPERKRRAEEVRWREMEERQRPFTFKVSSGEKQILFQKVNLTPVTPASSQQGGAVTEHKEGVKASSPGGADSPTLPSSQYVPHTAILVTGAQLCGTAVNLDHIKETACKSLLGLADEKKAAMGTPPPTKSKTSPDRKSGKTKSLSESTDQSSAAVLAEWASIRSKIFKGEGKYEEYPDHQSQSRPSSEDQSPFLHSNLRKTMSASAKFSITPARKKFADSNRSSEVLSQEEKEGGRPASAISDTSSSASVPPAASPAPDSKTQSRGGKTVRIADGTGECMFAKDLPSFIVPSSSQASPRPKGSETDTGSLGGESEDSDGREEGEEKGQPSPFGIKLRRTNYSLRFHSDQSTDKRKKRYSAGDSFDGVPSPLTPIDRDSDASVFSNSSSPASPLRESIPGVKPGHVIVSLPEPRAKAGKSPTPSMHSEGEKLPSKPSLYQRPSTSPKPATPPPSPLPKVGRESSSDAVVQRSWVEADSAGHEERGERRREETSAVAQLHRNGQGQSQGQGEGEPKEKRSFFPSISIPWREKADRKTELIRREGKPSLQSRHSLDSTRVQDKESGPLWITLALQKQKGFREQQQSRDERRSHREAKLSEKQTKDSDVLLSPMEGKGSRNTNPPKPQTPEEAKRPDTLLGRLERRDLLKKANTLPSSVTVEIADPTPSPPAVKELTKRFPSTDSPQVSTEPAWLALAKRKAKAWSDCPQIIK
- the aasdh gene encoding beta-alanine-activating enzyme isoform X2 — encoded protein: MKQCGLKYCVLQSDLLQQFQMAFSNLMSIEVCAVWSAHNLTLVLVQHRPTAARKEEPNADLFTPAAVPESASQGALAYILHTSGTTGLPKTVRVPHKCIVPNILHLRSLFQMTPDDVVLLASPLTFDPSVVEIFLALSSGARLLIVPTAIKRMPNRLAHVLFKKHKTTVLQVTPTLLGRFGRRVLQEEVLSAGSSLRVLALGGEACPSLAQLRSWRQQGNCTHIYNIYGITEVSCWACCYHLPESLLQSTDVAESSVPLGPPLMETTVELRDEDGCVITQGEGQVFIGGTDRVCLLDDEVTVAPGTMRSTGDWVQIRDTHLYFLGRRDRLVKRHGQRLHLDTLQQVVMSLPQVEACAVGLYEGSRLVAFVVACSTSGEQKATHSSSPVEHQVEHLEETAPSTRGLQKAILHRLSQVLPSHSVPDTLVLVPALPLSSHGKVSMGELMKIYQRQRAGSESHSALGDMETLRERLQSLWRETLGLTEDEAIQEDSNFLLSGGDSLQALRLCDDITTAVGVTSSGLLEVILDGSFSEILHHVTIATLPFPSEHSRTSHPVSMKRPADPVSSAQPKRQHTDPYSTTAAEWPLGVVVSSLKKAVRCTVVRRAGEVVEMGQSDSLRTNENSYSDSEGPIKRTRNTQEKGANESIESNHSQTFGSNKWTESNHSQAVETNDPSASSVTPPSREAGGLGLVVSWESDTGRCVDASPVLLVQRGADGSSGGTRATVFIGSHSHRMQALDLTTGGLLWERVLGDRIESSSAVSRCGRLVVVGCYDGGVYFLCVESGETQWVFETGDAVKSCPTVDPLTGLVMVGSHDGHVYALDPQVRQCVWKRHCGCGAVFSSPCLHPSLRQLYVATLGGHLLCLNPDTGAVLWTYSRKTPFFSSPSCSSGHIIIGSVDGNICCFSHTGEMVWQYVTNGPVFSSPCITPDKQRVVCGSHDGCVYCLNCTDGSLVWRYQTPSRVYSSPCVFDGSAWGKEGTLVGLASTDGTLCILDGEDGTLRASLSLLGELFSSPVVWERSLVVGCRNDFVYCVAPTGELQ
- the aasdh gene encoding beta-alanine-activating enzyme isoform X1 → MATKTLQDMVLAASSLHSGKIAVTFDKGIPEGGPMLLYYHDLVALGNELTLFLQIQCVQNTRAIALYCQPDINLPVWILGILQLPAAYVPLDPDAPALLSARVMKQCGLKYCVLQSDLLQQFQMAFSNLMSIEVCAVWSAHNLTLVLVQHRPTAARKEEPNADLFTPAAVPESASQGALAYILHTSGTTGLPKTVRVPHKCIVPNILHLRSLFQMTPDDVVLLASPLTFDPSVVEIFLALSSGARLLIVPTAIKRMPNRLAHVLFKKHKTTVLQVTPTLLGRFGRRVLQEEVLSAGSSLRVLALGGEACPSLAQLRSWRQQGNCTHIYNIYGITEVSCWACCYHLPESLLQSTDVAESSVPLGPPLMETTVELRDEDGCVITQGEGQVFIGGTDRVCLLDDEVTVAPGTMRSTGDWVQIRDTHLYFLGRRDRLVKRHGQRLHLDTLQQVVMSLPQVEACAVGLYEGSRLVAFVVACSTSGEQKATHSSSPVEHQVEHLEETAPSTRGLQKAILHRLSQVLPSHSVPDTLVLVPALPLSSHGKVSMGELMKIYQRQRAGSESHSALGDMETLRERLQSLWRETLGLTEDEAIQEDSNFLLSGGDSLQALRLCDDITTAVGVTSSGLLEVILDGSFSEILHHVTIATLPFPSEHSRTSHPVSMKRPADPVSSAQPKRQHTDPYSTTAAEWPLGVVVSSLKKAVRCTVVRRAGEVVEMGQSDSLRTNENSYSDSEGPIKRTRNTQEKGANESIESNHSQTFGSNKWTESNHSQAVETNDPSASSVTPPSREAGGLGLVVSWESDTGRCVDASPVLLVQRGADGSSGGTRATVFIGSHSHRMQALDLTTGGLLWERVLGDRIESSSAVSRCGRLVVVGCYDGGVYFLCVESGETQWVFETGDAVKSCPTVDPLTGLVMVGSHDGHVYALDPQVRQCVWKRHCGCGAVFSSPCLHPSLRQLYVATLGGHLLCLNPDTGAVLWTYSRKTPFFSSPSCSSGHIIIGSVDGNICCFSHTGEMVWQYVTNGPVFSSPCITPDKQRVVCGSHDGCVYCLNCTDGSLVWRYQTPSRVYSSPCVFDGSAWGKEGTLVGLASTDGTLCILDGEDGTLRASLSLLGELFSSPVVWERSLVVGCRNDFVYCVAPTGELQ